In a single window of the Biomphalaria glabrata chromosome 13, xgBioGlab47.1, whole genome shotgun sequence genome:
- the LOC106077932 gene encoding uncharacterized protein LOC106077932, whose product MAVFMAQGFRDGVNISMMSIAMWDFIKCFTAVVNRLHGPISLISASAATSWRNMSFPVTAYTPIFSGYVTFCLTTYVSVERCLCVSRPFTFKAIFSRNFTLVAMVVISGVVFGAYVVVYFIYDIAYTFSPDFNTTIAVYRYNAFFYQSQNIVMPYYRFTGIAIPFASFVVLCISSSCTVYYLRKSSQFLTAKNGNDACVKDNSTVNMSFSRREKQVVAMLLSVIFTTIGNLFPRIIFYVAQLVEPELFLLRKYHNVFSVVAVCLFALDILRASVNFFLFLSMSTQFKQTFFRKYATNSYNYPKE is encoded by the coding sequence ATGGCCGTCTTTATGGCCCAAGGATTTCGAGACGGAGTCAACATTTCCATGATGTCTATCGCCATGTGGGACTTtatcaagtgctttaccgccgTGGTTAACAGGCTCCACGGTCCCATCAGCTTGATCTCGGCATCAGCAGCCACGAGCTGGCGGAACATGTCTTTCCCCGTCACAGCTTACACGCCCATCTTCTCTGGGTACGTGACTTTCTGCCTGACCACCTACGTCTCAGTGGAGAGGTGCCTTTGTGTCAGCAGACCCTTCACCTTCAAGGCCATCTTCTCGCGAAACTTCACTCTCGTTGCTATGGTCGTCATATCCGGTGTGGTATTTGGCGCCTATGTTGTGGTGTATTTTATCTACGACATCGCCTACACGTTCAGCCCAGACTTCAACACCACCATCGCCGTCTATCGCTACAACGCATTCTTCTACCAGTCTCAGAACATCGTCATGCCCTACTACCGATTTACTGGCATAGCCATCCCCTTCGCCAGCTTTGTCGTCCTTTGTATCAGCTCCAGCTGCACAGTTTACTATCTGCGGAAGTCCTCACAATTTCTGACTGCCAAGAACGGCAATGATGCCTGCGTGAAGGACAACTCCACTGTCAATATGTCGTTTTCGCGTCGAGAAAAGCAAGTGGTGGCGATGCTGCTGTCGGTGATATTCACAACCATAGGGAACTTGTTCCCTCGCATCATCTTCTACGTGGCTCAGTTGGTAGAGCCCGAGCTTTTCCTCTTAAGAAAGTATCATAATGTGTTTAGTGTCGTAGCTGTGTGTCTTTTCGCGCTGGACATCCTCAGGGCGTCAGTGaacttctttttatttctctccaTGAGCACACAGTTTAAACAAACTTTCTTTAGGAAATATGCAACCAACAGTTATAACTATCCTAaggaataa